The Helianthus annuus cultivar XRQ/B chromosome 11, HanXRQr2.0-SUNRISE, whole genome shotgun sequence region atctgagttgtcggaacaatttACTTGTTTTTAAGACAAttatctgtaataactatttTTACTTTATCTGTTAGTAGTATGGGATATTAACGTTAAAGATTTGGTaatttaatagttgttgtggaatctcttgaacaatctgtttcgctcagtgtcgcgccccgatgattccgccattggttgggtgtgacagattggtatcagagccataactatagggaattaggcgagACTCGACCTAGCCGGgccgatgtcttagaaacgacctagtctatagtctaagtaccaacagaccaaCTTGTGCCTGCCTTGCAGGGTTCCGCACAAGCTTACTTGCTATACTCGCTTGCACTCGCTGaacactacactatcactgcacactACCTCCaaatgaacgagtgattaggtcgagattaggtgtgaaaaccgcaaactctcgactaaatcgcttgttcgacccgcatttttatCTACAAACGGGGGAAAATTTGTGTTGAAtaaggagtgaaatccatactttaacgcATAATTCCTCTTTATTTAATCCGAacaggaacgaagttgttaagtcaagggtgaaacccgaaccttgacgacttgcTCTGTgctttattttggttttacaaaactctcactaAAGTCTCGAcagactccaacgacttgaagtcacaccgtaactggaaggatgcgtgccgtTCGCCCaaatcgaggcgagagcacagtcccgaaAGCCAAAGTGCGCACCAAATGTCACACCCGGTGGCCGCCCCTTCATAGCGTCGATGACGCTATTGACGAGTGCCATTTCTTCTTCATGGGTCCAGGATGCCAtagcgggggggggggggcagtgggttagccggtggggttgggttcgtgggatggggggggGACAGTGGGTTAGCGGTTTCGAGAGAAgtgggtagccggtggggttgggTTCGTGGGATTGGGGGACCAGTGGGTTGGGGTTACAATATATGTTTGGTGTCCCCAAAGGTCCAAaccgtttgaattttaaattcaaattttgaatgtCCGCTATGACGTGGCGGGTGAGCGAATGGGAGGCAGCCAGCTAGCATGGCcataccgccccacgcccggcttgaaggccaagccccaagggccacgcctcaacccaagctcacccgggatggtggcttgggcgttttcccccaacccacgccccaacccaagccccataccccatggccttagAGTGTTATCTAGCCTTGTATGAACCAACATTAATCGACCTTTTTTTTCAAAGTGAACTTCATTAGAAACAGCGCCAAACCCCAAAATGAGGCGGCCCCAAAACAAACAGGATTCCATAATTACAAATTTGCGCCAATCACTCAATGATACCCTACTCTTTTTGTTTCTATAGTTATACCATAAAAAACCTTACGAATTGATTTCGCTAATAATCTTTTCAATCTATAATCGACCCTATCTTCATTTAACTTCAAGCTCAAGCTCAACCTCaaccattatatatatattatatatattgttaccGAAGGGtcatgaatagtaactttatttttataataatatatagctttttattatatatatatatattgttaccgataatatatagctttttattattatatttactttactaacatatttttatttattttttttaaaccacATAATTCCTTTACcaattttttaataattctttttctttttatagaacatatattaatttatcaattaatttgatacttctttaataaatTACGTTTGcaacttttttataaaaacttaagtacgtagttgtgcttaatttttttcctttaacattccgttataagttttgttaaaaacgaagttgtactcaaaatacgTTTTAATGGCTTGGCTTTCTAAACGACATGTCTTATATTCAAAAAACATATGTGTTAAATTATAATTTGCTCGATTTCGTCGTAACGCGCAGTAATTATTAAATTTCAACTATACAATCATTATATTGTTTCGATGACTTACAATAATCATTCCACTAGAAACTCAAATGCATCGATACACACTCTCCTCATCTTCACTACCTCTTCCTCAAACCCACCAACCAAATCCTCATCCAAAACCCCCACTACAAAACCCTCTTCTACACACCTTCAAAACCCCATTTGAACTCAAACAATTTCACACCCAAATCATCAAAACAAACACACCCATATCTATACTCCAACTTACCCATATAGCCTCCATTTGTGCACTCACTCCCAGCTTCCCATACGCTACAAAACTCATTCAACTCTCTTGCACTAACGAGACTGACATATGGAACCATTGTTTGAAACAATTAGCTGATAGTGATACCCCTAATAATGCTGTTCGTTTGTTCATTCAATTATGCACGCAAGGTGTTTGTTTAAATGCTTTTAGTTTTTCGCATTTTATTAAAGCTTGTACGAGACTTGAGGACGGGTTATATGGGAAGATTGTTCATGGGTTTATTGAGAAACATGGGTTTCAATCCAATTTGTATTTGCTAAATGGTATGGTGCATTTGTATGTGGTTTCGGGTGAGTTTGAGAGTGCGCGCCaattgtttgataaaatgcctgaCCGAGATGTTGTTACGTGGAACATAATGATTAAGCATTTGGTGAAAAGGGGGGATGTGGATGAGGCGTATGCGTTGTTCGGTAGGATGCCGGAGAGGAATGTGAGGTCGTGGACGGCTATGATCATGGGGTTTGTTAACATTGGAAAACCGAAGGAAGCGATTGAGCTTTTTAATAAGATGGAAGAGGAAAATGTACGTCCGAATGAGGTTACGGTGGTGGCGGTTCTTGCAGCGTGTGCGGATCTTTGCGTGCATGATTTAGGGAAAAAGATTCATGAGTTCTCGAACCGAAGTGGGTTTAAAACAAACGTTCGCATTTGCAACACGTTGTTGGATATGTACATTAAATGCGGATGTCTAGAAGCGGCTCGTAGTGTTTTCGACGAGATGGAGGAGCGAACGGTTGTGTCGTGGTCGGCTATGATCCAAGGGTTAGCGATCAACGGAAAGGGCGAGGAAGCTTTAACGTTATTCTCCAAGATGATCGATTTACGAATCAAACCAAACGCGGTAACATTTATCGGACTCTTACATGCTTGTAGCCACATGGGGATGGTAAACGAGGGCCACGAGTATTTCACCAGCATGAGTAAAGATTACGGTATAGTTCCCCAAATCGAACACTACGGTTGTATGGTTGATCTTCTCAGTCGGGCCGGGTTACTCAAAGAAGCGCGTGAGTTCATAAAAAGTATGCGTGTTAAACCAAACGGGGTGGTATGGGGCGCACTTCTTGGCGGCTGCAGGGTCCACAAGAACGTTGAATTGGCCGAAGAAGTGATCGAACATCTTCTTGAACTAGATCCGCTTAACGATGGGTACTATGTTGTTTTATCGAACATTTACGCAGAAGCTAAGAGGTGGGAAGATGCTGCAAGAGTGAGAAAGTTGATGAGAGAGAAAGGCGTGAAGAAAACACCCGGGTCAAGTTCAATTTCCGTTAACGGTGTAGTGCATGAGTTTGTGGCTGGAGACGAGTCTCATCCGCAGACCGAAGCGATACAAGAAAGATGGGAGAAGTTGTTAGAAGAAATGAGGTTGAGAGGGTATGTACCGAACACTTCGGTTATTGTTCTTGACATAGAAGAGAGCGAAAAAGTCAAATTTGTATTGCGACATAGTGAAAAGTTAGCGGCTGTGTTTGGTTTAATTAATACAGCGAAGGGAACTCCGATTAGGATCATGAAGAATCTTCGTGTTTGTGAAGATTGTCATGCTGCTTTGAAGTTGATTTCGGAGATTGTTGATAGGGAGATAGTAGTAAGGGATAGGAACCGGTTTCATTGCTTCAAAAATGGTGTGTGTTCGTGCAAAGATTATTGGTAATGGAATCACTCTCGTGTTGCTTGGTTGCGACATAAGGGAACTTGTAATTGCGGTCCTGCATGCATTGTATTTTATCTCAAACTGGTCAAATGCATATAGTCGAAGTTTAGCTAAAGGGACAAAACGCGGTGTATGATTTGGCTCTAATCGATTTTGTTAGATTCTTATCGTGGTGATATTGTTCTTGTAATCATACGTTAACgttgtttatttattaaaaatttgtaatttttttttgcaGAATATGTGATAAAAATCTAGCTTAGCAAAAGATCCCAATGTGAAACAAGCAAAATATGCCAGCAATATAAGTTAAAAATAGCATAGGACATTATATAAAAATCAAGCAAAATGCAAAAGTTTGTGTGTTGTTGCTTTCTAACAAACAGAACATGCCGGCAATGGAAGttactaactttttttttaaaaaaaaaagagaactTCATTAGAACCGCCGATCCGAAAACCGGGCCGACCAAACAACAACAGAGACTACATaaatacaaatttacaccaatccgaCCATTGAACGGTCTTGAAATTCGATCTATTCTTAAACCATAAATAGCCTAAAGACTTAACTTCACTGAATATGTCGTCCACCTTAGGCATAGAGCCCGAAGACACCGCCTTGTTCCTAGCCTTTCACAAGCTCCAACATGAGATAACCATGATGCCTTCTAGCGCCGCCTTCCTCACCGTTTCCATACAACCGACGTTCTGAACCGGATTAAAACTAGGAAGGAAATAGAAATCCTCCCAAGTAaaaaattaatgagttatataACCCTCAAATCAACATTGAAACAAAATAAACCTCAAGTCGAGAATTTGatatttgaaacaatgtaacactcACTTTTAATACTCTTCGACCATccaaaataaagaaactaaaaaacGCGTAAAAACATGACATGTCACATGCTACATTAGAAAAATTTATTCTCTAAAAACACTCAAAACTCACCGAATAAGAAAACCCAAAAACACCAAAATATATTGCCACATCATCACCACTTTATATTATTTATAGCTACTCGCCTCTCTTTCTATATATATTTTATGATTAAAAAGTATAAGGGGCCCACCTTAATccattttttcttgtttttagcCAAGAACAAGATCAAAATACAAATGTCAAAAATGAGCTCCGCAATAAGAAAGAATGACTTACGCggaaaaatgagaaaaaaagaAAGTTAAAAACACCTTATTGGTCATGCTCTTATTATATAGGAAATTTTCTCCCATGTTTTAATTACTTTATACTGTTTTGATACCCAAAACACATTTTACTTAATTTATCATTACATGTAActaacgggtcgtgttcgcgggttggcgGTTTCAACCCGACCcaaacccgaaaattttacacgAACTCGAACCCGACCCGAGCCCGAAAATCGTaccatacatatgaacccgaacacgacccgaaatttcatgggttgacccgaacatgACCTGTTTAAcccgaattttttattttttttctgaaatttGTATACTAAAATTACAGTGTActtaaaaacacaaatgtatataataatatcatgtttaaattataaaatctatgttaatttctctttttaagttacaATCATAGCATAAAATACACACTCCATTTAATATataacataaaatatattgtaaaaaatataatatagtataaatgtgttaaacggatcaacccgccaacccgactaggttgacccgaacccgacccgttaacctaaacgggttTGCGGGTTCATATACGCTAAGAATATGAAAAATAACAGAcgtactatacaatatatcaaGATAGGATTTATAAACTAATAGAAAACACGAACTGACCGAACCATGCACACCACAATGAAATGGACTAATCGATGAGTTCGCTTATGatatatatccaccacaataacaGTACAacaaatattatacgaataagaaaattACGAGAAACAAGTACCACAATGCATATTGTCATCCCCGCCGTATCGCGCGGGCACCATACTAGTAAATTATATATGCCTTTAACctatttcatctattttttcatTCATTTTCCCTTTTATACTATAAATTATATATGCCTTTAACCCATTCAATCTGATTTTCCTCTAATAATTTTTGCTCTTTAACTTAAAAAACCATGAATACATCGCTGTGTTTAATTTTTCTCTCTTGACATTCCAGTATAAATTTTACTGAAAACAGAGTttgaattaaaataaaatatttcttGGTATCATAACCTATAGCGCCGATACCGTGACGTATCAAACCAATACTAACAATAATACCAGTATCACTGTTATCAGAACTAGTACtagtattcatttttatggtgtTCGATCGTTGTAACACACATGCAGATATCTTTCTTGGTATATCACGACTTTATGTTTTGAGTTTTTCTCTTTCATCTACGGTTTCAATACCATAACATAACAGATCAAACCAATACTACTAAAATCTCATTTTCTATATGTTTTTTTTCAGCTGCTATACTGAGTGTTAATACCATACCGACAAGTAAGGTGTAAACCAACCAAATTCAGGCCCTAAAACATAAAACCTTATATATTTATAGTAAAAAAAAGCATGATAACTATTAGAAAAAGAATGGGCCTTAACAGCCCAAATAAAACTCCAACACACTTTACTCCCTCACCCCATTTTCACTACACAGAAGTTTCTTGAACCCACCCACCATAAAATCTCCACCCAACCTCACCACAATCAGCCATCGTAACAAACCATGGGTGTGGACTACTACAAGGTTCTTCAGGTCGATCGCAGTGCTAAAGACGATGACTTGAAGAAAGCCTACCGAAAACTCGCCATGAAATGGCACCCTGATAAAAACCCTAACAACAAGAAAGATGCAGAAGCCAAATTCAAAACCATCTCTGAAGCCTATGATGTATGTGTTTTTGTTGGTTAAATGTTGATTTTGCATATGGGTATTTGTTTGTTTGCTGAATTGTTGGATTTGATGGGTTGGGATCACAAATTTTGTGGTTGGATGGTGGGTATGTGAttttttttgtgggtttttataAAGTTTTGAAATTTGATTAATTGGTTTGGTTCTGGTTAGGTTTTGAGTGATCTGCAGTTGTTTATGAGGTATTGAGGTTTATGAAGTTTTGAACTGTATTGATGAAtttggttagggttttgattgcaTTTATGTTTTGAGTGATCTGCAAATGAGGCCACTTTATGATCACTTATGAGTGATCTGCCTAATAACTAAAATTATATACTGGGTATTTGTTTGTTTGATGTTTTGTTTGGTGAATTGTTGGGTTTGATTGATTGGAATCACTGATTTTGTGATTGGATTGTGGGTATGTGATTTGtctttttgtgggtttttatAAAGTTCTTAACTTGATTGGTTTTGGTTAGGTTTTGATTTGGGTGATTTGCAAAAGAGGGTGATTTTTGATTGTTTATGGGATTTGTCATGTTTTAATGGTTCGGGTTTTGAGTGATCCGAAAAAGAGGGGAATTTATGATATATTAGTGTATGAAGTTTTGAAATTGATTGATTATTTTTGTTAAGGTTTTGAGTAATATGCAAAAGAGGGGGAATTTATGATATATTAATGTATGATGTTTTGAAATTGATTGATTAATTTGGTTAAAGTTTTGATTGCATTTATGTTATGAGTGATCTGCAAAAGAGGGGAAGTTATGATATTTTATGAGATTTATAAAGTATTGAAATTGATTGATTAATTTGGTTAGGTTTGATTTTAATAAGTTGTTCCGTAAAGTTTTAGATTCGATCGATTGGTTGTAGATTGGAATCTTGAATTTGTTATTGAATACTGATTATGTGAGTTAATGCGCTAGGGATCTATTATTAATGAGACttattaaggggctgtttggcaacatctgaatggttaagtgctgaaccagtaagggGAGTAAggggtctgaaccattaagagcctgtataatgtttaactgttcagaggtaaatgtctgaccaattcagattagaggtcttaaccattcagactctgtataaatcttaaccattcagaggcaaatgtctgaaccattcagacatttgcttgtgaaacaaacagtctgaaccattaagtgctgaaccagtaagaggtctgaaccattaagagcctcattaagaggtaaa contains the following coding sequences:
- the LOC110890266 gene encoding pentatricopeptide repeat-containing protein At5g66520 — translated: MHRYTLSSSSLPLPQTHQPNPHPKPPLQNPLLHTFKTPFELKQFHTQIIKTNTPISILQLTHIASICALTPSFPYATKLIQLSCTNETDIWNHCLKQLADSDTPNNAVRLFIQLCTQGVCLNAFSFSHFIKACTRLEDGLYGKIVHGFIEKHGFQSNLYLLNGMVHLYVVSGEFESARQLFDKMPDRDVVTWNIMIKHLVKRGDVDEAYALFGRMPERNVRSWTAMIMGFVNIGKPKEAIELFNKMEEENVRPNEVTVVAVLAACADLCVHDLGKKIHEFSNRSGFKTNVRICNTLLDMYIKCGCLEAARSVFDEMEERTVVSWSAMIQGLAINGKGEEALTLFSKMIDLRIKPNAVTFIGLLHACSHMGMVNEGHEYFTSMSKDYGIVPQIEHYGCMVDLLSRAGLLKEAREFIKSMRVKPNGVVWGALLGGCRVHKNVELAEEVIEHLLELDPLNDGYYVVLSNIYAEAKRWEDAARVRKLMREKGVKKTPGSSSISVNGVVHEFVAGDESHPQTEAIQERWEKLLEEMRLRGYVPNTSVIVLDIEESEKVKFVLRHSEKLAAVFGLINTAKGTPIRIMKNLRVCEDCHAALKLISEIVDREIVVRDRNRFHCFKNGVCSCKDYW